The following are encoded together in the Palaemon carinicauda isolate YSFRI2023 unplaced genomic scaffold, ASM3689809v2 scaffold144, whole genome shotgun sequence genome:
- the LOC137635588 gene encoding piggyBac transposable element-derived protein 3-like: MNSMANRYVGTARINRIGYPLQISLKELEKKPVPQEKHEAYSTDEIHTKRWKDSSIITGLSSYAGVVPLNTVLHYDKQGKKKVEAPCPYVIKKIKSKIGAIDKSDMLIQLKDSSEGKTGVYQAL; encoded by the coding sequence ATGAACAGTATGGCTAACAGATATGTTGGTACGGCTAGGATCAACAGGATTGGTTATCCATTGCAGATTTCTCTCAAGGAGTTGGAGAAGAAGCCTGTACCACAAGAGAAACACGAAGCCTATTCAACAGATGAGATTCATACCAAAAGGTGGAAGGATAGCAGCATTATCACCGGCCTTTCTTCATATGCTGGTGTGGTGCCATTGAACACCGTCCTCCACTATGACAAGCAGGGAAAGAAGAAAGTGGAGGCGCCCTGTCCTTACGTCATCAAGAAGATTAAGAGCAAAATAGGGGCCATTGACAAGTCAGACATGTTAATTCAATTAAAAGACTCCTCTGAGGGCAAGACTGGGGTATATCAAGCTCTTTAG